From the genome of Gemmatimonadaceae bacterium:
ACCTGCGTGAGCCAGGCCGCCAGCCACTTGCCGGCGATCGCCACGACGGTCAGCACCGCCGCGATGATGAGCGCGCGATTGCCGCTGGCGAGCACACCGACATCCACCAGCATGCCCACGCTGATGAGGAAGAACGGGATGAAGAGCGCGTTGCCGATGAACTCGATGCGGTTCATGAGCGCCGACGAATGCGGGATCAGCCGATTGAGCGCCAGGCCGGCCACGAAGGCGCCAATGATGGCTTCGATGCCGATCAGTTCGGCCATGAACGCGGCGAGAAAGACCACCGTGAGCACGAAGATGTAGTGCGAGTGCTTCTCGTTCTCGAGTGTGCGGAAGAACCACTTGGCCACGCGCGGCGCCACGAGGAACATGACCGCCGAGAACGCCGCGAGTGACAGGACGAGCCGCACCCAGAACTGCGAATCCAGCGTGCCGCGGTTGTTGCCCGCGATCACCGCAAGCACGATCATGACCGCGGTATCCGTCAGGATCGTACCGCCCACGGTGACGGCAACGGCCTGGTTCTTGGAGACGCCGAGCCGGCTCACGATCGGGTACGCCACCAGCGTGTGCGTCGCGAACATGCTGGCGGTCAGGAGGCTCGCATTGAAGTCGTAGCCCAGCAGGTACCGGCACACCGGATACCCGATCGCGAGCGGGATGGCGAACGTGAACAGCCCGAAGAGCAGGCTCTTGTTGCGGTGCGCCCTGAACTCATTGAGGTCGAGTTCGAGTCCGGCGATGAACATGATGTACAGCAGGCCGATCGTGGAGAACAGATTGATGGCCGCGTTGTTGTCGAGCAGGTTCAGCGCGTGCGGGCCGATGATGACCCCGGAGATGATGAGCCCGATGATTCCGGGGATGTTCAGCCGCTTGAGGACGATGGGCGCGAGGAGGATGATCGAAAGGATCAGCGCGAACACCAGCACCGGGTTCTGGAGCGGGAGCTGGAACTCCTGGCCGAGGTGCGCGAGGAACTGACTCATCAGGGTCGGCGAGCGGGTTCGTGATCAAGGTGTCGTCGGCGGTCGGGCACGTCCACGCGACCTGCCGGCGACCTGGCGAGCGTTCGCCCGGCCTCAGCGCGTGCCAAAGGCGGCGATGGCATCCCGGGTGAACTCGGACAGCACGAGGGCGCCGCTCATCGCCGCGCGTTCTTCGAGAAGTTCCGGCCAGTGGTCGGTGCCTTCCCAGAACACCTGCTTGAGCCGCGCCATCGCTGCGGGGTGACAGCGCGCCAGCCGCCGCACCAGGCTCGTGACCGCGTCGTCGAGCGCCGGGATCGTGTCGCAGGTGCGCGCATAGAGGCCCACGCGATGCGCCCACGCGGCATCCCGCCAGTCGTGGTCCACCGTCAGGGCGGTGTAGTGCGCCAGGCCAATCCTGTGCGCGATCGGCGGTCCAACGACAAACGGTCCGATGCCGATCGCGAGTTCGCTGAGCCGCACGGACGCGCTCTCATGGGCGATGCAGTAGTCGGACGCGGCGATCAGCCCGACGGCTCCTCCGGCCGCCTTGCCGTGGACACGCGTGACGACAAAGCGCGGGCAGGCCCGCATCGCGAGGATTACGCTGGCGAATCCGGAAAAGAAGACCTGTCCCTGGTCGGGCGTGGCGATCGCCTGGAGTTCGTCGAACGAGGCCCCGGCGCAGAACGGCCCCGTGCCGCTGCTCTGGAGCCGCACGACCTGTACGTCGTGCCGATGTCCCGCCTCCTCGATCGTGGCCGCGAGCTTTCGCAGGAGCTGGCCGGGCAGGGAGTTGCCGCGTGGGTGGCCGAAGGTGATGGTACCGATGCTGTCGGCTACATCGAGACTGACATGACCGGCGTCGGGAGCGGTGGTGGACATGGCGACCTTGGGGAGGGTGCTGGCCAATCAAGCGGCGGGGGCGAAGGGCGGCAACCGGGTTGCGCCCCCTCTCCGCGGCGGGTTTGCCCGCCGACGCGACGCAGGTATTACATTGGGGAAGCTGTTGTGGCGTCGAGAGTTGGGCGCCGAGCCCCCCGCAGTCCGGAGCCTGTCATGTCCGTCGGGACCCCTCCCATGGAAGACCCGGTCAAGCTCGCCGAGTTCGAGGCAAGACTCAATCGCGGCGAGAGCATCGAACCCAAAGACTGGATGCCGGAGCGCTATCGCCGGCAACTGATCCGTATGATGTCCCAGCACGCCCATTCGGAGATCGTGGGCATGCTGCCCGAGGGCAACTGGATCACGCGTGCACCAAGCCTGCGCCGAAAGATGGTGCTGATCGCCAAGGTGCAGGACGAGGCGGGCCATGGCCTGTACATCTACTGCGGAACCGAGACGCTCGACATCTCGCGTGAAGAACTGGTCGACCAGTTCCTGACCGGCAAGGCGAAGTACTCGAGCATCTTCAACTATCCGACGCTCACCTGGGCGGATATCGGCGTCATCGGATGGTTTGTGGATGGCGCGGCGATCGTGAACCAGACGATGCTCGCCAAGACCTCGTATGGTCCGTACGCGCGCGCGATGGTGCGCATCTGCAAGGAGGAGAACTTCCACAAGCGACAGGGCTACGAGATCTGCACCGTTCTCTCCAGGGGGACGCCGGCCCAGCGGGAAATGCTGCAGGACGCGGTGAATCGCTGGTGGTGGCCGTCCCTGATGATGTTCGGGCCGAGCGACGCGGTGTCGCCCAACTCGGCCGAACTCCTGCGATGGCGGGTGAAGCGGGAAACAAACGACGTGTTGCGACAGCGATTCGTGGATCTCACGATCCCCCAGGCCCGGGCCATTGGCGTGACGGTACCGGACCCTGACCTGCGCTGGGACGAGGCCGCCGAGCGC
Proteins encoded in this window:
- the paaA gene encoding 1,2-phenylacetyl-CoA epoxidase subunit A, translating into MEDPVKLAEFEARLNRGESIEPKDWMPERYRRQLIRMMSQHAHSEIVGMLPEGNWITRAPSLRRKMVLIAKVQDEAGHGLYIYCGTETLDISREELVDQFLTGKAKYSSIFNYPTLTWADIGVIGWFVDGAAIVNQTMLAKTSYGPYARAMVRICKEENFHKRQGYEICTVLSRGTPAQREMLQDAVNRWWWPSLMMFGPSDAVSPNSAELLRWRVKRETNDVLRQRFVDLTIPQARAIGVTVPDPDLRWDEAAERWSFGAIDWAEFQQVIAGNGPCNRERMAARRKAHEDGGWVREAAAAHAEKQAARARESAA
- a CDS encoding enoyl-CoA hydratase/isomerase family protein, with product MSTTAPDAGHVSLDVADSIGTITFGHPRGNSLPGQLLRKLAATIEEAGHRHDVQVVRLQSSGTGPFCAGASFDELQAIATPDQGQVFFSGFASVILAMRACPRFVVTRVHGKAAGGAVGLIAASDYCIAHESASVRLSELAIGIGPFVVGPPIAHRIGLAHYTALTVDHDWRDAAWAHRVGLYARTCDTIPALDDAVTSLVRRLARCHPAAMARLKQVFWEGTDHWPELLEERAAMSGALVLSEFTRDAIAAFGTR